GCTTGGAGCCCTTCTATCTTTTTTATATTTACTTCTGCCCCTTCATCTTTCTCCTGATCGCCCTGAATCCAATCGCTAGTGCTGGAACGAGCGGTATCAGTAAGTTCGCCATCGCGGTACCTAGCTGTATCGGAGCAGCTCCAGCAATTGATGAACAACCATTCTCGTTACCCTGGTTCGCCGATAAACAAATACCTATGTCAAAATCATTGAAGTCTTGACACGTTTGTCCTGCCGGGCAATCAGAATTATCTCGACACCCTATAATACACACATTACTCTCACAAATTTCTCCAAGTGGACAATCTATATCATCTTGGCACTCCGGAGGTGTGGGTGTTGGTGTGGGTGTTGGCGGTGTTGGTGTAGGTGTTGGTGTGGGTGTTGGCGGTGTCGGTGTAGGCGTTGGTGTTGGTGTCGCTGTCGGTGTCGGTGTCGCTGTAGGCGTCGGTGTCGGTGGTTGACAGGCTGCAGCTCCTGAACAATTTGGATCCGCGCAGTCTGTCAATGCATTTATCTGTGGATTGTTATTGATAAGGTCAGCACAGTTATTGAAGGCCACGCCTTCCTGACAGTCGAGCGAGTTGAAGCAGAGGTCGTTGTTACAATCCACCTTGCCCTGAGCATCAGCAGTATCTTGACAGCCTTGATTTATGCATTCGGGCGTGAGCGCACACTCTGGCAACTTACAGTTGTCTGTACAGGGAAATTCCTTGAACTCAAGTGCCCCTATGTCTGCTGCAAACTGCTGATTACATCCAATAAATGCACATTCATGAGGAGTCATTTCCTTGTCTCTATCTACTCCTGCGTTTGTCGCCATGTCAACAGCGGGAGAAAAGGGAGTTCTCAGATGATAATTTCTCGCACCAGGATTCACAAAGAGAGGATCAGCGCCGAATTTATTGTTAACATTCGTTTGAAATATACATCCCTGGCCTATAAAAAGGTCCGAGGGAGGTATAAACACGTTTGTATTGTTAAAGTTTATCGTAGGACCGACAATGCAATTTTCCAGGTTTAAATTAGCCCCAAGAACACCACACCAAATGTCTCTACCTTCAAGACCAAGCAGATTTATCGGCTGTACGAGCGTGGGGGCATCATTGAATCTGATAATTGAGTTAAGGAGAGTAATGTTAGATGGTATAATGGCAACAAATACGCCTCCACCCTGTCCATCGGCAGAGTTATCAGCAATGGTTGCATGATTTACCAAAACATCGGCTCCATCCGTAACACAAATCCCACCTCCATTGGCCGATAGGGGATCGCCGAACGCTATATTCTGAGCAACGCAAACATTCTGAAATTGAGCGTCTGTAATTAATCCAGGTAATAATCCCTTACCGATATTTATTCCCCCGCCGCCGCATGGAAGATCCGTTAATGCATCTATTTCAGCTTCATTGCCAAGTATATCACTATCCTCAACGGTAATCTTACCACCACATCCAGGAAGTAGGCCAGCAAGGCATCTATTTCCCACGTTGATCCCTCCTCCGGGATTAAATGCCTTATTGTCGTTGATTCGCGCCCTCCTTATATCCCCCAGGGCTAACTCAGTTACGTTGTCGAGATTATCAAACGAGATCCCTCCGCCACTTCCAACTGAGATATTTTCTGTAACGTCAAAATCGAGGCCGTCAAGGAATCCCCCATGACCAATGAAAATCCCCCCACCAGATCCTTGAGAAAGCACTCCGGGATTCCCACTATTCGCATTATTGTTGCTAATCACGGTCCTTGCAGCACCCACCAGTTTGTCCATAGGATTTCCGGGAAATCCTATGGTAACCCGACAGTCGGTAGCGTACACACCTCCCCCTCTACCGGTACCGAGTAGATTCGAACCAGCATTGGCGACATTGCCATTTATGACTGTTGGGAAAATAGTACCCGTTCCATCAAATATCCCATCACCCGTAGGTTTGAGAATAAGATCTGATTCACCCCTGCACGCAAGACCACCTCCATCGCCTTCATTAGCCTTGTTTTCAAGCAAGAAATCAGACTCCATTGTCAGTATCGAGTCGTCGGTAGCAAAACAGCCACCACCACTATCATCGGCTATGTTCTGCGATAAGACATTCCCATAAAACGTAACTACACTTGCTTTCGTATAACAACCGCCACCATCTCCACTGCCGTCTGTCCCGGCAAGATTGTGAAAAATAGTGTTTCTGACAACCTGAAGTGATGAGTCCTTGCTATTAATACCTCCGCCATTGTCCTCGGCCTGATTATCCTTAACTAAAGTGTCAACCATGAACACCTCTCCAAAATCGTCCATAAACACCCTAACGATTTGTATGCCGCCGCCGTCATATGCATGATTTCCCTGGAGCTGTGAGTTCATGATGTTGAGCGTTGAATCTACGACAAAAAGGCCTCCCCCATCTCCACTGCCCCCGCCTCCAAATTCTACTATTTCGTTATTTCTAATATCGCAGTTGTCTATCTGACCATCTGACTCTAAGATCAGACCACCAGCACCACCTATACTCTGAGTTAGAGCGGTATCCGTAAATGAAGCGTCGTTATTCTCGACAACGCATCTATCGAATTGAGTGCTGCCTACTAATTCGCATTCAGTACAATCACACCAGGCAAAACCCCCGCCAGATCCAGGCACCGCCCTGCACGAGTTGATGTCGAGGTCGATCCCGGTGAATCCGCCCGTTCGGGTTACGAGTAGACAACCTCCGGCGATTATAGTATCACCATTGCCATTGTCATCTACACATAAGTCTCCGTCCGACTGGGCATTTCCAAGATGTAAAATTAAACTGTCCAACGTTATGTTCGCCGAATCCTCGATGATTACGGCTCGAGTGTTAGTGTCTCCGGCCACGAAAGTTAGATTAGACGGAGACCTTGAACCGTTTGCAAAATTACTGCCTGGAAGAAAGCCGCCAATGACAGACAGGTTGCTAAAACTGCCTATGCCAAATGGCCCGTAGCCGCCCGCCTCGACCCTGATCTGGTCTCCATTAGCGGATGGCACTCCATTAATTGCGAATTCTATCTCTCGACACGGCGACATTGGATTAGTACATGGGTCGTTTGCATCGCTGCCGGAAGCTGATACAAACTTCGTCCCAGGGACAGCACCAGCAAACGATTCGGAAGCAAACAGCACAAATACAAAAAATATAAGAAAGATAATAGATAAAGGAACGAACCTACTGATATTTGATTCTGATTTTAACATCCTGCATCCTCCTTCAGAGTTTTTTCAGTTATCTCACCCTCAACTGTGGACAAAGCTCACAGATTACTTCACATTTTAAACCTATTTTGAGACCTTTGTCAATACCTTTTTTGTTTTTTGTCATTTAAAGTTTGGACGTGAGCAGCCTATGAATTAAAGGTGTTCACTTTGAAAATCTAGCCAACACACCTTTTTAATTCCAATAATCCATACGAGAAATCGAAAGGGAAAATTTTCTCTTTTATAACGCCGAGAGAGGAGTATGGAAATCTTTCAATTAGCATTGTTCTTTTCTTCATTTAGTAGCTCTTCGACATGATTTCTCAGATTATTGTAGTTTCTTGCGCCTATGACATTGGCCGCTTGCAGCTTATTGTCGTTTCTGGTCTTACCGATAAGTAGAGAAGGAACCGTGCCGATTCCGTTTTCTACTCCTGCCTTCTTCTCCCCGAGGATTTGAGATTCATATGTCTTCTCACTGACGCATTTTTTAAAATCGCCTAATTCTAATCCTGAGTCCTCAGCATACGCTATGATCTTGTCCATATTCAGATTCTCTGGATTTGTGAATACAAACTCCTGGAACTCCCAGTATTTCCCTTGTTCTCCTGCACACCTAACGGCATTGGCAGCAGGGATTGCCATGCCGTGGGTTTCCCTTGGAAAATTCCTATAAATGTACCTAACCTTACCAGCGCTTATATAATCATTATCAAGCTTAGGTAACACTTCATTGTGAAAATGTCTGCAAAAAAGCGACTGGTAGTCACAATACTCAATCAGTGTAATGGGTGCATTCTTATCCCCCTTCGCGTAATCAGTTTGCTCGTCAATAGTGATCATCTTCGATCTTAAGGGTACTCCAGGCACGCCAATCGTAGGTCTCTTTTTCAACTCCTCAACAGAAGATGACAATTTCTCATTTTCAATTCTCATTTGTGACAACTCTTCCCCGAGGTTTGAAATTCTCAGGTAAGCTCCGATGGCGAGAATTAAACTTAGAAGAGCCAGAACCAGGGTAAGGATAAATAGATTTCTCATGATAGAAATGCTATTTTATATACAATTCATCTCAATTGTCAACAAGAACAAAGTCTTAGCCCGATACACGGTTCTTAAAACAGGGGCGAAGCCATATGAAGGAAATGTCATTTGGGTAAAGACCTCACCTCTTTGGTCGCGGTACGGTAACTCTCAGCCCTTCCGATGTCCATTACCTCGCGCTACGCTTCCGGTTGACCATCAAGCCGCCGGTCGAGCGGGGTTAGAAAACCCCGCCTATCGTTTCTGCTAAAACCAACAACCCTATCACACTGAGTAGTGAGCCTTGAGCTTAGTCGAAAGGTCGAACTATCGAAGTGTGACTCGACGTATTGACTATCCTCTGGTTGTGGCCTTTCGAAAATATCATGCTGCCAATTCGAAGATTCTCTTTATATGATTCTTGGGTATTTCAATAGGCTCTATTCTATCGTCTATATTCTCTCTCCACCGTTTAAACTCATATCCGTAGACCGCACATCTTAGCAGCGATCTAATGTGTTTATGCATAACAATAAGTATTGTTTCGTTTGGATAAGAGAGGGCTATGTCTTTAATAGTTTTTACTATTCTTTTCTGGGCCGATTGTATCGTCTCAGTTCCATCGGGTATTGGCACAGACGTGGGGTCTTCTTCAAACCATTTTTTGAAATTAGAGTCATATAATAATTCTTGAATCTGTTTCCCATTCCAACTTCCATGATCGATTTCCTTAAGGCCAGGATTTATATGAAGCGGTATTCCAAGATGATCTGCGTAGGTTTTGGCCGTTTCGTATGCTCTTTTCAATGGACTGCTAATGATCCTCTGTATGCCTAAACTCTCAATTAGGGGTAGGTTAGCGTACGCTTCGTCTCGTCCCTCTTTGCACAAAGGTATATTGGATGTTCCGACGAGCCGCTTTTCCAAGTTCCATTGTGTTTTACAATGACGCGCTAGGTAGATTCTTGGAGGGTGTTCGAGGGTATACATTTGTAGTTAATTAGTGATACGATTTATCAACTAAGCTAACTCAAGATAATCAATGAAGTTTAATATCTTAAGGGCCTACAATAAAGGCTATTAGAATTATAATAAAATCTTTTATTACTGAGCGCTTCCAAACTTATATTTTGACTCTTTAAGCTGAGGGAGAAATCGTCCGCCAAGCATAATTGAACCCTGTTTTGTGCCTTCTGTTAATCTCGATATCAAATACTCCGTGTTTGGTCCTAAGATGTTTACACCATGATCAGATTCTACTAAACAGAGTAATTTCATCTCTGATCCGTTCTGGTTTGCGAGCTCATAAACACAAGAATAGTTTAAAAGTGCAGCTTCCACAGTTCCACAAGGCATGGATGGGTTAGTCTCACCTGCGTGATATTCGTTTTGTTTGAACCACGCTGGGTCCGGATATCCATGAAAGTGAAGGATCGGCATACCTTCCTTAATCATGTCATGGGCATAAAGTGCTGCTGAAAGTGCCTGTGCAAGGATTACATATGTATCAAAAGATGGTCTGATATCCCTTCTATTAAGATCAATGCCAACAGGTGTTTGTAGAAACAGCTTCCCCTTCACTAATCCTATTCTTACAATATCTGAGTTTGGATCTAAATTTGTCTTATCACTTCCCGATCTTGATGTTAAAATCCAAATATCAGGAACCTGTTGATAAATGAGTTTCTCTCTCATAACAGTTTTTATGAATAATCTACCGATTTCGTTTTGCCTAACTATTTCGCCGTTCACTCCGTCCAGTTTCGATAATTTTTCCCATTCTTCAAACGTTAATTCTTTGGCACCTTCGTATTTGGGTGCTTCTGCAATTGCTATAAATCCATAAGATACGCCTGTTCTCCCCTCAAAGATCTTTTGGACTACGTCCCTATGAGATAGTCTGGTAATTTTGTCACTGAAACTTGAACCCTGAGGGAATAAGTCGGTATGTTTTAAGTTTCTTCCCAAATTGGCTAATTGAAGCGCATACTCAGATTTTCCCGGGTCGAATTCACCTTTTATAAAGCGATTGAGCACTGGAGGCTTAATTGGCGCGTAAATTTTGGGAATAAATGAATTCAACATGAATTCATCAAGTTGCGCGACAGAAAATGTGGAATCTGAGAGATTCATATTTATAATTGAGATTCTTTCTTCTGAAACACCAATAACGACTTCTGACATTGTTCTAATTATATTCTGTAATCCGATGCTTATCTTTCTCTCGTATGGCGTGTTTGTATCCGCAAACTCGTCGTTTAACGGCATTAGGGTTACGACCTGAGTATTGAAAGGATCCTGAACGTGCTTTTTTGTAAGGTCGTCAGCCCATGCACTGGCCTTTATAATTTCGGTTACTGACTTATTAGGAGAACGCAAAAGGTAATATATTGTTTCCGCAAGATTACTGAATAATTTTCTTGTCTTTGAATAAGGCCTATCAACATCAATAACCGCATTAATATTTCTTTTGATCTTTCTTATTCTTAAGATTTTTGAAATGAGGCCATCTGGCTCAATGTCGGATGCCTTGTTCCACTGTATTACATGGACACCGCTTTGAGTAAGCTTCTCGTATAATTTGTATCGAAAGTCAATGATCGTCTTGTTTGCGTAACCCTTAGGAAGAGGTCTAAAAGTAACTCTGACCTTTTCGGCCATCTGTTTCGGATCGCGAGGATCTACCAGATCCTTTTGGACAGGCATCCCTGCCAAACTTATTATCGTTTCCAGGTCCAGATCCGCCAATTCGGCCATTCTAAATTATCCTCCAAAACATCACCTGCATGAACATAACTATCTCTCCAATAATTTTGAGAAAAGCTTAAACTGTATAACTGTAAACTATTTTTTTTACATCATCAACTTATGCTAAAATTTTTAATATTTCTCACTTGGCAAAAAATACATTAGGGGGCTGTGAATTAAATAAATCTTTTGGATTGTGGTTAAGTTGTGCTCAGTTATAAATTGCAAAAGCTAAGACGCGATTCGCATCGTGTCATATTCACCCAAGCCTTTCATCATTAAATCTCGAACAAGACTCTCAAGCTCTTCTCTCCCAGCTTTACCTTGGGGCAGACTTTTTACATCTATGGCAGGAAAAATTTTCATTGACATCGTACCGGGTTTTATCGACAGGGAACCTTTGGGCATAATTTCGTATCCACCTGATATCACCACTGGTACAACAGGTATCCGAGCGAGCAAAGCTATTATAAACCCACCTTTTTGGAATGGAAGGAGCTTTCCATCGGGGCTTCTTGTTCCCTCGGGAGCTAATATCACAGGGGGTCCGTTTCTGATTTGTTTTGCGATATTTTTAACTTGTTCCGTATCCCTCTTCGATCCATCTCGTGCGACAAAATATTGACCTGTAAGTTTTGATACCCAACCAACGAAGGGAATCTTTGCCACATCATCCTTCATGATTGCTCTCCACTCTATAGGCAGAAACCCGCAATAGAAGGGAATATCAATTGCGCTTTGGTGATTGTACATGATTACACAGGGCTCATCAGGAATGTTATCAAGACCTTCGATCCTAACCTTGATCCCGCATCCTCTAATAAGACAATATCCCCACGGTCTGGTTGCGTACTTTATCACGTGCTTTGGGGCTATTATGGACAGAATTACACCGAAACTACCTATTATAACGGTTACTAGAAAGACCACGATCCAGCAGTATATTGTTGTAATTAATCGATATGCTTTCATCAGGTATTTATTGGAAAGTAACTACGATCCAGGTGGGTTTGTCAAGATTTTTACTGCAATTAATCTTTATTTTATGGTATTGTGAAGTAACAATTTTTTATAGTAAAATCGAATAAAATTCTTATTGACAAAGATTAGTCTAACTGATGATCGTAATTGAAAAACAATTGAGAATTCTCACCTGTAATCTTTTCTACTCAATTTCAATCTATGGATAAACTTGGACATTCTAATTTTGAACCGCCTTCCTCCATAAATTATTACATATTGATTTTCATTATATTTTTAACTTTCGGTTGTGCGCAGGGCTTTCCAGAGTTAAATCCCTCT
Above is a genomic segment from Thermodesulfobacteriota bacterium containing:
- a CDS encoding thioredoxin domain-containing protein — translated: MRNLFILTLVLALLSLILAIGAYLRISNLGEELSQMRIENEKLSSSVEELKKRPTIGVPGVPLRSKMITIDEQTDYAKGDKNAPITLIEYCDYQSLFCRHFHNEVLPKLDNDYISAGKVRYIYRNFPRETHGMAIPAANAVRCAGEQGKYWEFQEFVFTNPENLNMDKIIAYAEDSGLELGDFKKCVSEKTYESQILGEKKAGVENGIGTVPSLLIGKTRNDNKLQAANVIGARNYNNLRNHVEELLNEEKNNAN
- a CDS encoding histidine phosphatase family protein encodes the protein MYTLEHPPRIYLARHCKTQWNLEKRLVGTSNIPLCKEGRDEAYANLPLIESLGIQRIISSPLKRAYETAKTYADHLGIPLHINPGLKEIDHGSWNGKQIQELLYDSNFKKWFEEDPTSVPIPDGTETIQSAQKRIVKTIKDIALSYPNETILIVMHKHIRSLLRCAVYGYEFKRWRENIDDRIEPIEIPKNHIKRIFELAA
- a CDS encoding lysophospholipid acyltransferase family protein; this translates as MKAYRLITTIYCWIVVFLVTVIIGSFGVILSIIAPKHVIKYATRPWGYCLIRGCGIKVRIEGLDNIPDEPCVIMYNHQSAIDIPFYCGFLPIEWRAIMKDDVAKIPFVGWVSKLTGQYFVARDGSKRDTEQVKNIAKQIRNGPPVILAPEGTRSPDGKLLPFQKGGFIIALLARIPVVPVVISGGYEIMPKGSLSIKPGTMSMKIFPAIDVKSLPQGKAGREELESLVRDLMMKGLGEYDTMRIAS